From one Brachypodium distachyon strain Bd21 chromosome 4, Brachypodium_distachyon_v3.0, whole genome shotgun sequence genomic stretch:
- the LOC104585084 gene encoding pentatricopeptide repeat-containing protein At4g02750 → MLPSRPLLAAARQKSHRLPAAVEGCSGKLDADVIRRNKAITAHMRAGRVGEAEHLFDAMSRRSTSTYNAMLAGYASNGRLPVALSLFRSIPRPDTFSYNTLLHALAISSSLTDARSLFDEMPVKDSVSYNVMISSHANRGLVSLARKYFDLAPDKDAVSWNGMLAAYVRNGRIQEARELFNSRTEWDAISWNALMAGYVQLGRMVEARELFDRMPQRDVVSWNTMVSGYARGGYMVEARRLFDVAPVRDVFTWTAVVSGYAQNGMLEDARMVFDAMPERNPVSWNAMVAAYVQRRMMEKAKELFDMMPCRNVASWNTMLTGYAQAGMLDEARAVFDGMPQKDAVSWAAMLAAYSQGGLSEETLQLFIKMGRCGEWVNRSAFACVLSTCADIAALECGMQLHGKLIKAGYGLGWFVGNALLAMYFKCGNTEDARNAFEEMEERDAVSWNTVIAGYARHGFGKDALEVFDTMRTTSTKPDNITLVGVLAACSHSGLVEKGISYFHSMHRDFGVTAKPEHYTCMIDLLGRAGRLDEAQNLMKDMPFEPDATMWGALLGASRIHRNSELGRRAAEKIFELEPENAGMYVLLSNIYASSGKWRDVGEMRIMMEERGVKKVPGFSWIEVQNKVHTFSVGDCVHPEKEKIYAFLEDLDMRMKKAGYVSATGMVLHDVEEEEKEHMLKYHSEKLAVAYGILNIPLGRPIRVIKNLRVCGDCHNAFKYISAIEGRLIILRDSNRFHHFRDGSCSCGDYW, encoded by the exons ATGCTCCCTTCCCGCCCTCTCCTAGCCGCCGCGCGGCAGAAAAGCCACCGGCTCCCAGCCGCCGTAGAGGGCTGCTCCGGAAAGCTCGACGCGGATGTGATCCGGCGCAACAAGGCCATCACGGCCCACATGCGCGCCGGCCGCGTCGGCGAGGCCGAGCACCTATTTGACGCCATGTCCCGCCGCTCCACATCCACCTACAACGCCATGCTCGCCGGCTACGCCTCCAACGGACGCCTCCCGGTCGCTCTATCCCTATTCCGCTCCATACCACGCCCGGACACCTTCTCATACAACACTCTCCTCCATGCCTTGGCGATCTCGTCGTCCCTCACTGACGCGCGTAgcctgttcgacgaaatgcccGTGAAGGACTCAGTGTCGTACAACGTCATGATCTCGTCTCATGCCAACCGTGGACTTGTATCTCTTGCACGGAAATACTTTGATCTTGCCCCTGACAAGGATGCTGTTTCATGGAACGGCATGCTTGCTGCATATGTCCGGAATGGACGGATTCAAGAAGCCAGGGAGTTGTTTAATTCAAGGACAGAGTGGGATGCCATCTCTTGGAACGCCTTGATGGCTGGGTATGTGCAGTTAGGTAGGATGGTAGAAGCACGAGAGCTTTTTGATAGGATGCCACAAAGGGATGTCGTTTCTTGGAATACTATGGTGTCAGGTTATGCGAGGGGAGGATATATGGTGGAGGCTAGACGTCTGTTCGATGTGGCACCTGTGCGAGATGTATTCACATGGACTGCAGTCGTGTCAGGGTATGCACAAAATGGAATGCTGGAGGATGCCCGGATGGTGTTTGATGCCATGCCTGAGAGGAACCCAGTGTCGTGGAACGCAATGGTGGCAGCATATGTCCAGAGAAGGATGATGGAGAAAGCAAAGGAGCTGTTTGACATGATGCCCTGCAGGAATGTGGCATCATGGAACACAATGTTGACAGGGTATGCCCAGGCAGGGATGTTGGATGAGGCAAGGGCAGTTTTTGATGGGATGCCACAGAAAGATGCAGTCTCATGGGCTGCAATGTTGGCTGCATACTCACAGGGTGGTTTGAGTGAGGAAACCCTACAACTGTTCATCAAAATGGGGCGGTGTGGTGAGTGGGTGAATAGGTCAGCATTCGCGTGTGTGCTGAGCACATGTGCTGACATTGCTGCACTTGAGTGTGGAATGCAGCTACACGGGAAACTGATTAAAGCTGGGTATGGGTTGGGCTGGTTTGTTGGTAATGCGCTATTAGCTATGTACTTCAAATGCGGGAACACGGAGGATGCTCGCAATGCATTTGAGGAGATGGAAGAGAGGGATGCAGTTTCATGGAACACTGTGATTGCAGGTTATGCACGTCACGGTTTTGGCAAAGATGCACTTGAGGTGTTTGATACAATGAGGACAACATCCACCAAACCGGATAATATTACTCTT GTTGGCGTACTTGCAGCATGTAGTCATTCTGGTTTGGTCGAGAAAGGCATTTCATACTTTCATTCGATGCACCGAGATTTTGGTGTGACAGCAAAGCCTGAACATTACACTTGTATGATAGACCTGCTTGGGCGAGCTGGACGATTGGATGAAGCACAGAATCTTATGAAGGACATGCCATTTGAGCCAGACGCTACCATGTGGGGTGCATTGCTTGGTGCAAGTAGGATCCACCGCAATTCTGAACTAGGCAGGAGGGCAGCTGAGAAAATATTTGAGTTGGAGCCTGAAAATGCTGGCATGTATGTCTTGCTttcaaatatatatgcatCTTCTGGTAAATGGCGTGACGTGGGGGAGATGAGAATTATGATGGAGGAACGCGGTGTGAAAAAAGTGCCTGGATTCAGTTGGATTGAAGTACAAAACAAAGTCCACACTTTCTCAGTTGGTGACTGTGTGCACCCTGAGAAGGAAAAGATATATGCTTTCCTGGAGGACCTTGACATGAGGATGAAGAAAGCTGGGTACGTATCAGCTACAGGAATGGTTTTGCATgatgtggaggaggaagagaaggagcACATGCTAAAGTATCATAGCGAGAAACTTGCTGTTGCTTATGGTATTCTAAATATTCCTCTCGGGAGACCTATTCGAGTAATAAAAAACCTCAGAGTATGTGGAGATTGTCACAATGCTTTCAAGTATATCTCTGCAATTGAGGGCAGGTTAATTATACTCCGGGATTCTAACCGCTTTCATCACTTTAGAGATGGTTCTTGTTCATGTGGTGATTACTGGTGA
- the LOC100823925 gene encoding bifunctional protein FolD 1, mitochondrial: protein MGGAAVAVLSATRRRSTLISSLISRPARGLHEATAAAGEEKARTRRRRRSSSSRLLGSDFADTWDQASREAARPPPPPAAGVGYEPMATIIDGKSIAEDIRLQIAEEVCQMKNAVGHVPGLAVVLVGNRRDSESYVRFKVKGCEEVGIKSLLAELPGNCTEDEVVDSVSRFNEDPSVHGILVQLPLPQHMDEEKILSAISLEKDVDGFHPLNVGNLALRSRKPLFISCAAKACLELLLQSGIDLMGKHITVIGRSKVVGLPTSLLLQRHHATVSVIHAFTENPEEITCESDIVISAAGVANLVRGSWLKKGAVVIDVGTNPVEDPASDYGYRLTGDVCFEEAVRVASAITPVPGGVGPMTIAMLLANTLDSAKRVYGLSD, encoded by the exons atgggcggcgccgccgttgccgtGCTCTCCGCCACTCGACGACGCTCTACCTTGATTTCCTCCTTGATCTCTCGTCCCGCGCGCGGCCTCCACGAGGCCACAgctgcggcgggggaggagaaggcgaggacgcgtcggcggaggaggagcagtaGCAGCCGCCTTCTTGGATCGGACTTCGCTGACACCTGGGACCAAGCATCGCGCGAGGCGGCAAggccgcctcccccgcctgcTGCTGGAG TTGGTTATGAGCCCATGGCAACCATTATCGATGGCAAGTCCATTGCGGAGGACATAAGGTTACAGATTGCTGAAGAAGTCTGTCAAATGAAAAATGCAGTTGGACATGTTCCTGGCCTTGCTGTCGTATTGGTAGGAAATAGAAGGGACTCTGAGTCCTATGTGAGATTCAAAGTTAAGGGTTGTGAGGAAGTCGGAATAAAATCTCTGTTGGCGGAGTTGCCTGGGAACTGCACAGAAGACGAGGTGGTGGATTCAGTGTCAAGATTCAATGAAGATCCATCCGTTCATGGCATCCTTGTTCAGCTACCACTACCACAA CATATGGATGAGGAAAAGATTCTGAGCGCCATTAGCCTAGAGAAGGATGTTGATGGTTTTCATCCCTTAAATGTTGGAAATCTCGCCCTCAGAAGCCGGAAACCTTTGTTTATTTCCTGTGCTGCAAAGGCTTGCCTTGAGTTATTGCTCCAATCTGGGATTGATCTCATGGGAAAGCATATCACTGTTATTGGGAGAAGCAAAGTTGTTGGATTACCCACTTCCTTACTTTTACAG AGACATCATGCCACAGTAAGTGTTATCCATGCCTTCACAGAAAATCCAGAGGAGATTACTTGTGAATCGGACATTGTGATCTCAGCTGCCGGAGTAGCGAACCTTGTAAGGGGAAGCTGGTTAAAAAAAGGTGCAGTTGTGATTGATGTTGGCACAAATCCAGTCGAG GATCCAGCAAGTGATTACGGCTACCGATTAACTGGAGATGTTTGCTTCGAAGAAGCAGTGAGAGTAGCCTCTGCTATAACTCCAGTCCCGGGTGGAGTGGGACCGATGACCATTGCAATGCTTCTTGCCAATACACTTGACTCAGCAAAACGAGTTTATGGCTTGAGTGACTGA